A window of Halovivax gelatinilyticus genomic DNA:
CACCTCGCGTTAAAACGCAACGTACACTACGCCAACGAAATTACAGTTGATTCTACCGTCAACCCGAGAGGCTCTCGAACACCGACGCACAGAACGCATATACGGCTGACAGGCTTGGATTAGACAATGAGCGATTCACCGTCAGCACAGACACACCCTCACATTTACCACGCACCTCGAACCGATATTTCACAAGATCAAGGCTCGTTCCGGATTCACTTCGATTTCCCCGGACGGGCCGTCCCGAACCACGACGACCACGGGTACGGACCCCTCGCAACCGTCGTCGAGTCGTTCATGGATCCAGGAACGCTCATCAGGATGCACGAACACCGCAACGAAGAGATCATCTCGTGGGTTCCCGACGGCGTGATGCGCCACGACGACCGCCAAGGCAACGAACTCGTCACAGACCCCGACCACCTCATGGTGATGGGTGCCGGAACCGGGTTCTGGCACGCCGAAGAAACGCTCGATGACGACCCGCCACTGCGAATGCTCCAAATTTTTGTCCGCCCGCACACCCTCAACCTCGAGCCTGGCATTCAACACCAACCGATTCCCGACCCCACCGCGAACGAATGGCGGCACCTGTTCGGCCCCGAAGGAACCAACGCCCCACTGTCCGTCCGCAACGACGTCCACTTCTACGATTGCCGACTCGACGCCGACGCCACAGTCACGCTCCCGAACCGAGCTGACTGGCACACCTATCTATACGTCTTCGAGGGAACAGTCGACGTCGGCGAGGTACCTGTCGGGTACACCGAGAGCGCACTCGTGACTGACGATACCGACATCCCCGTCACCGCAACCGAAAACTCCACCATCGTCGCATTCACCATCAACCCCGACGCCCCGGTCACACGCCAAGGCACGATCGGGCGGTGAAACCACGACGAATCAACCTTCCTGAACCAAGCACGAACCTCACTACTGAGACGCCACTAAAACCTCGTGACATCCCCCGTCGTAAACGACAGGTTCTAAGACCAATCTAGTAGTTTTCAATTATGTGGCGGAGAGAGACAATCCAAAGGGACGTGCAAATCAGCAAACTGGGAGTCGGTCCTTCGTGCCGACGCATCCGTTGAATATTGGTCGGAATATAGCCCCATACAGGCTACTACATTGAAAGATGCTGAATGGTCGGTACACAATCATATTGCTAAATTTAGCACCAATCTGGCTAGTGCTGCCGGAACTAATACGCACAGATTGGAACGGCAACCGAAAACACAGAAAGTGTCGAGATCCGAGAACAATTTTAAGAGAGGATCAATGGAGCGTAGACCTGGGCGAAATGCTGTTCCAGTCGGTCGAGTCCGAACTGTAATTCCTCGGCTGAGGCAACCGGGTGATAAACGATCCCAGGAGCTACTTTCGGTGGGCGATCCCATTTTTCTTCACCGAAATAAATTTCCTCCCACTTATCCTCAGACTCCGACGTTTCCCTTTCGACTGCGATGAATGTGCTGTCTGAACCGTATTTGATCTTATACAGCACGTAACAGAACACGCCTTCACCCACGTTAGTGATACCGTGTGG
This region includes:
- a CDS encoding pirin family protein codes for the protein MSDSPSAQTHPHIYHAPRTDISQDQGSFRIHFDFPGRAVPNHDDHGYGPLATVVESFMDPGTLIRMHEHRNEEIISWVPDGVMRHDDRQGNELVTDPDHLMVMGAGTGFWHAEETLDDDPPLRMLQIFVRPHTLNLEPGIQHQPIPDPTANEWRHLFGPEGTNAPLSVRNDVHFYDCRLDADATVTLPNRADWHTYLYVFEGTVDVGEVPVGYTESALVTDDTDIPVTATENSTIVAFTINPDAPVTRQGTIGR